From one Triticum urartu cultivar G1812 chromosome 3, Tu2.1, whole genome shotgun sequence genomic stretch:
- the LOC125546275 gene encoding beta-fructofuranosidase, insoluble isoenzyme 4-like, whose amino-acid sequence MAQSWAFFLLVVLCFCCVSDLICGSNGERVFLYPQSQKVSSIVSQRYRTAYHFQPPKNWINDPNGPMYYNGIYHEFYQYNPNGSVWGNIVWGHSVSTDLINWIPLETAIARDTPSDINGCWTGSATILPGNRLVIIYTGADPEKRQVQNIVVPKNMSDPYLREWTKAGNNPVIQPVGPGLNSGQFRDPTTGWVGPDGLWRIAVGAELNGDSAALLYKSKDFLNWTRVDHPLYSSNSSSMWECPDFFAVLPGNSGGLDLSAAIPNGAKHVLKMSLDSCDKYMIGVYDLKSDTFIPDTVLDDRRLWLRIDYGNFYASKSFFDSKKSRRIIWGWTNETDSSSDDVAKGWAGIHAIPRTIWLDSHGKQLLQWPVEEVESLRGNEINHQGLELKKGGLFEIKGTDSFQADVEIDFELTSIDKADPFDPSWLLDVEKHCREAGASVNGGIGPFGLVVLASDNMEEHTAVHFRVYKSEQKYMILMCSDLRSSSLRPGLYTPAYGGFFEYDLEKEKKISLRTLIDRSAVESFGGSGRVCIMARVYPVAVVDGVAHMYAFNNGSATVRVPQLRAWSMRRAQVNVKGME is encoded by the exons ATGGCCCAATCCTgggccttcttcctcctcgtcgtcctctGCTTCTGCTGTGTGTCCGACCTCATCTGCGGCAGCAATGGGGAGCGAGTCTTCCTCTACCCGCAGTCCCAGAAGGTCTCGTCCATCGTCAGCCAGAGGTACCGGACCGCCTACCACTTCCAGCCCCCCAAGAACTGGATCAACG ATCCAAACG GGCCAATGTACTACAATGGCATATACCATGAGTTCTACCAGTACAACCCCAATGGCTCCGTCTGGGGTAACATAGTTTGGGGCCACTCAGTTTCTACAGACCTCATCAACTGGATTCCACTTGAAACCGCAATAGCGCGGGACACCCCGAGCGACATAAACGGTTGCTGGACCGGCTCAGCCACAATCCTCCCCGGTAACCGACTGGTCATCATATACACCGGTGCCGACCCGGAAAAGCGTCAGGTCCAAAACATTGTGGTTCCGAAAAACATGTCTGACCCGTACCTGAGGGAATGGACCAAAGCCGGCAATAACCCGGTGATCCAGCCGGTCGGTCCAGGCTTGAACTCGGGCCAGTTCAGGGATCCGACAACCGGTTGGGTTGGACCTGATGGACTGTGGAGGATAGCAGTTGGTGCTGAGCTCAACGGCGACAGTGCTGCACTTTTGTACAAGAGCAAAGACTTTCTGAACTGGACTAGAGTTGACCACCCACTGTATTCATCCAATTCCTCCTCTATGTGGGAGTGCCCGGATTTCTTCGCGGTATTGCCAGGCAATAGCGGTGGACTGGACCTGTCTGCAGCGATCCCAAATGGTGCCAAGCATGTCCTCAAGATGAGCCTGGATTCCTGTGACAAGTACATGATTGGGGTTTATGATCTGAAAAGTGACACCTTTATTCCAGATACTGTCCTAGATGACCGCCGGCTATGGTTGAGGATCGATTATGGTAATTTCTATGCCTCAAAGTCATTTTTCGACTCGAAGAAGAGCAGGAGGATCATATGGGGTTGGACTAACGAGACAGACAGTTCTTCGGACGATGTTGCAAAAGGTTGGGCAGGAATCCAT GCAATTCCCAGGACAATTTGGTTAGACAGCCATGGCAAGCAGTTGCTGCAATGGCCAGTTGAAGAGGTCGAGTCCCTTCGAGGAAATGAAATCAACCATCAAGGACTAGAGCTGAAGAAGGGTGGTCTGTTTGAGATTAAGGGAACTGACAGTTTCCAG GCTGATGTGGAGATAGACTTTGAGCTGACGTCCATCGATAAAGCCGATCCTTTCGATCCCTCCTGGCTTTTGGACGTCGAGAAGCATTGCCGGGAAGCGGGTGCATCAGTCAATGGTGGCATAGGGCCATTTGGACTTGTTGTCCTGGCCTCTGACaacatggaggagcacactgctgTGCACTTCCGGGTGTACAAGTCAGAGCAGAAGTACATGATACTCATGTGCTCTGATCTAAGAAG TTCTTCATTGAGACCAGGACTGTACACACCAGCCTATGGAGGCTTCTTTGAATATGACCTTGAAAAAGAAAAGAAGATATCTCTGAGAACTCTG ATTGATCGGTCGGCGGTGGAGAGCTTCGGCGGTAGCGGCAGGGTCTGCATCATGGCCAGAGTGTACCCCGTGGCGGTTGTCGACGGCGTGGCCCACATGTATGCCTTCAACAACGGCAGTGCCACGGTCAGGGTGCCACAGCTCAGGGCCTGGAGCATGAGGAGAGCACAAGTGAATGTGAAAGGGATGGAGTGA